A region of Diceros bicornis minor isolate mBicDic1 chromosome 9, mDicBic1.mat.cur, whole genome shotgun sequence DNA encodes the following proteins:
- the SMIM2 gene encoding small integral membrane protein 2 yields MNRALSLWVDWGGKKLGERTDASPASHREVETHGHAISILFRFWTSYICDTYIVLTWNNRTKSGPGASSSSNEPQAGIQQNRRQGRTKEDQSQVPEAGDI; encoded by the exons ATGAACCGGGCCCTC AGCTTGTGGGTGGATTGGGGTGGGAAGAAGCTTGGGGAGAGGACTGATGCCAGCCCGGCTTCTCACAGGGAGGTGGAAACACATGGCCATGCCATTAGCATCCTGTTCCGCTTCTGGACCAGTTACATCTGTGACACCTACATAGTCCTCACTTGGAACAACAGGACAAAAAGTGGCCCTGGTGCTAGCTCCTCTTCTAATGAACCACAAGCTGGAATACAGCAGAACAGAAGGCAAGGCCGTACAAAAGAGGACCAGAGTCAGGTGCCAGAAGCAGGTGACATCTAG